Below is a window of Flavobacterium sp. N2820 DNA.
TGGTGGCGTTCCAACTAAACGAACGTCTTTGTAATCTTGGTAAACGAAATAGTAATATTCATTTCCTTGGAAAAATGGACGAACAGAAACCGTATATTTTCCGCCTTCATTATTTTCTTTTTCAATCTTAGCGATTTCAGCATTGATAGCTTTTTCTCTATCTGCTTCGCTCATTGTAGGATTTACAACTGATAAAATTCTTTTTGAACAATCATCCATACGAACAAAGAAACGCACGTATAAACTTGAAGGTTTTAATTCATCAGCTTTTGTTTTTGCCCAATAACCATCTTTTAAATAGTTTTTCTCTGCTGAAGATAATTCTGCAATTGCATCATATCCGCAGTGGTGGTTGGTTAAAACTAATCCGTCTTTTGAAATCATTTCAGCAGTACATCCTCCGTTAAATTGCACGATGGCATCTTTTAAACTGTGATTATTGATACTGTAAATTTCTTCGGCTGTTAATTGCAAGCCCATTTTTTGCATGTCGCGGTGATTTAAACGCTCAATGAACATTAAAAACCACATTCCTTCATCTGCTTTTACCGAAGCTGGTACAAGCATTATAGCAGAAACGACAAATAATAATAATTTTTTCATAATAAATCTGTGTTCTTTTGATTTGTGTTGCGAATATACTTAAAAATACGATTTTGATAAAATTATCACTTCAAAATCAAGTTAGATTAAACCAATTTTAACTTTTTATTATATAAACTGCATTAAAAACAAAAAAGCATCTCCAAATTGAAGATGCTTTTTCTTACTTTTTATACTATTTTATTTTCTTCAACGTTTAACATTTGCCACAATTTGTCTTTCAACTCTTGTAAACCTTGTTGTGCCACCGAAGATATAAACAAATAAGGTGTTTCTTTAAATGCTGCGTCCAGTTGTTTTTTCAATTCAGCCTTTAATTCATCGTCTAACATATCGCATTTTGAAATCACAATCAAACGATCTTTGTCTAACATTTCTGGATTGTAACGACGTAATTCATCCAAAAGAATTTCATATTCTTTTTTAATATCATCAGCATCAGCTGGAACTAAAAACAATAAAGTTGAATTACGCTCGATATGACGCAAAAAGTAATGCCCTAACCCTTTTCCTTCTGCTGCTCCTTCAATAATCCCAGGAATATCAGCCATTACAAATGATTGAAAATCTCTATAAGCAACAATTCCTAAATTAGGTTTTAAAGTAGTAAATGGATAATCGGCAATTTTTGGCTTAGCCGAAGTTAACACAGAAAGTAATGTTGATTTTCCTGCATTTGGAAAACCTACTAAACCTACGTCTGCTAACACTTTCAATTCTAAGGTAACGTCTACTTCTTTTACAGGCATTCCAGGTTGTGCGTAACGAGGTGTTTGATTGGTTGAACTTCTAAAATTCCAGTTTCCTAATCCTCCTTTTCCTCCTTCTGCTAAGATTCTTACCTCATCGTGTTCAGTAATTTCAAACAAAACATCGCCAGTTTCTTGGTCTTTTACAACCGTTCCTAATGGCACTTCAATATATTTATCTTCTCCATCATGTCCTGTACTTCTTGAACTTCCTCCATCACCTCCGTGACCAGCACGCATGTGTTTCAGAAATTTTAAATGAAATAAAGTCCAAAGATTTTTATTTCCTTTAATATAAACATGCCCTCCTCGTCCACCATCTCCACCATCTGGACCACCTTTTTCAATAAATTTTTCTCTATGTAAATGCGATGAGCCTTTTCCTCCTTTTCCGGAAGAAACATATATTTTTACGTAGTCTACAAAATTTCCCTCTGTCATTTTTTCAGTTTTCAGTTTTCAGTTTTCGGTCATCAGTTATTTAAAACTAAAGCTTTAACTATAAACTATTTTTATTCTTTATATTGTTTGATAAGCACCTTATCTATTTTGGCACCGTCCATTACTAAGGCTTCTAAATCTAATTTATTCCAAATGATCTTATCTCCTTGATTAGGAATATTGCCAAGTTCTGTAATGAAAAATCCACTTACTGTAGTTACTTCATAATCATTAATCAATTCGTCTAAATCGAAAAAAGTTAAAAAATCATGTAATGAATATTGTCCGTCAACTAACCATGTACCATCTTCATTTGCTACTAATTTGTATTCGTCTTCATCAAAATCTGAAGCATCACCAACTAAGGCTTCCAAAATGTCATTAAGTGTAATTACACCTTGAAAAATAGCGTGTTCATCAACCACAAATGCATAATGCATTTTTGATGTTTTAAAATTCTCTAATGCTTT
It encodes the following:
- the obgE gene encoding GTPase ObgE, translating into MTEGNFVDYVKIYVSSGKGGKGSSHLHREKFIEKGGPDGGDGGRGGHVYIKGNKNLWTLFHLKFLKHMRAGHGGDGGSSRSTGHDGEDKYIEVPLGTVVKDQETGDVLFEITEHDEVRILAEGGKGGLGNWNFRSSTNQTPRYAQPGMPVKEVDVTLELKVLADVGLVGFPNAGKSTLLSVLTSAKPKIADYPFTTLKPNLGIVAYRDFQSFVMADIPGIIEGAAEGKGLGHYFLRHIERNSTLLFLVPADADDIKKEYEILLDELRRYNPEMLDKDRLIVISKCDMLDDELKAELKKQLDAAFKETPYLFISSVAQQGLQELKDKLWQMLNVEENKIV